A stretch of Tigriopus californicus strain San Diego chromosome 11, Tcal_SD_v2.1, whole genome shotgun sequence DNA encodes these proteins:
- the LOC131890926 gene encoding keratin-associated protein 6-2-like yields the protein MRCLIPMCLVLVFSIVVVHTFEFGHGHDDHGGFELGGYGHGHGHGHGHGHGGGYGKKKHGGYGKKHGGYGKKHGGYGKKHGGHGGGYGKGHGGHGGGYGKGHGHGHGGGYGKGHGGHGGGYGKGHGHGHGGGYGKGHGGHGGGYGKGHGHGHGGGYGKKHGGHGGGYGHDDHGHGHGGYGHGDHGHGHGGYGHGDHGHGGYGHSDHGHGSGYGHHSGFGSNFGFTDKFFNR from the coding sequence ATGCGCTGTCTTATCCCAATGTGTCTTGTGCTTGTGTTCTCCATCGTGGTGGTTCACACCTTCGAGtttggccatggccatgacGACCATGGCGGCTTTGAACTAGGCGGCTACGGCCATGGCCACGGGCATGGCCATGGTCATGGCCATGGCGGAGGCTATGGCAAGAAAAAACACGGTGGTTACGGCAAGAAACATGGCGGTTACGGCAAAAAACATGGCGGCTACGGCAAGAAACATGGAGGTCATGGCGGAGGCTACGGCAAAGGCCATGGAGGTCATGGCGGAGGATACGGCAAAGGCCATGGACATGGTCATGGGGGCGGCTACGGCAAAGGCCATGGCGGCCATGGTGGTGGCTATGGAAAGGGTCATGGACATGGTCATGGTGGTGGCTATGGGAAAGGTCATGGCGGCCATGGTGGCGGCTATGGGAAGGGTCATGGTCATGGTCATGGCGGCGGCTATGGCAAGAAACATGGCGGCCATGGTGGAGGATATGGTCATGACGATCACGGACATGGTCATGGTGGATACGGTCATGGCGATCACGGGCATGGTCATGGTGGATACGGTCATGGCGATCACGGTCATGGCGGCTACGGTCATTCTGATCACGGTCATGGCAGTGGATATGGTCACCACAGCGGGTTTGGATCCAATTTTGGATTCACGGACAAATTCTTCAACCGATAA